From Pseudomonas sp. CCI4.2, one genomic window encodes:
- a CDS encoding abortive infection family protein: MHPLSEEAESLQNILVSQATGGKEDDTAYLMLRRALLDDPTLATMLPRFVNTCRSLSQFWQYIKNKYGTYAERRAYLWDQFRPLLDYVEKGNFSPADDVVTGAIERFDSENVRTAWTKSLERRTTDPEGAITMARTLLESVCKHILEEAGAKYEETPDLNKLYRQTAEQLNLAPSQHTEKVFKQILGGCTSVVEGLGALRNRLSDSHGTGKAGVKPAPRHAELAVNLAGSLALYLLSTWEAKAPLTD; the protein is encoded by the coding sequence ATGCATCCACTATCAGAAGAAGCAGAATCGCTCCAAAACATTCTGGTCTCGCAGGCTACAGGCGGTAAAGAGGACGATACGGCGTACCTGATGCTTAGACGCGCCCTCCTTGATGACCCTACGCTTGCAACGATGCTACCTCGGTTCGTCAACACATGCCGCAGCCTCAGTCAGTTTTGGCAATATATAAAGAATAAGTACGGCACATATGCGGAACGCAGAGCTTATCTCTGGGACCAGTTCCGTCCGTTGCTGGACTACGTTGAAAAAGGTAATTTTTCACCTGCAGACGATGTGGTCACTGGTGCAATTGAGAGATTCGACTCAGAGAATGTAAGGACAGCTTGGACGAAATCGCTGGAGAGGCGCACGACTGACCCAGAAGGTGCAATCACAATGGCGCGAACCCTTCTCGAATCTGTCTGCAAGCACATCTTAGAGGAAGCAGGTGCCAAATATGAAGAGACTCCGGACCTTAACAAGCTGTATCGCCAAACAGCTGAACAGCTCAACCTTGCTCCCTCTCAACACACGGAGAAGGTCTTTAAACAGATTCTTGGTGGATGCACATCAGTAGTAGAAGGACTGGGCGCTCTTCGAAATCGACTCAGCGATTCTCATGGCACAGGAAAGGCAGGCGTCAAACCAGCTCCAAGACATGCGGAATTGGCGGTTAATTTAGCCGGATCGCTAGCACTATACCTTTTGAGCACATGGGAGGCGAAAGCACCACTAACGGACTGA